One Halorientalis litorea DNA segment encodes these proteins:
- the purS gene encoding phosphoribosylformylglycinamidine synthase subunit PurS, whose translation MTAYTATVTVRLKHGVLDPEAETTQRALERLGFELDDLRSADRFEVDMDAADAERAAERATEMAERLLANPTIHDYDVEVSETDG comes from the coding sequence ATGACCGCGTACACCGCGACGGTGACGGTGCGACTGAAACACGGGGTACTCGACCCGGAGGCCGAGACGACACAGCGCGCGCTGGAGCGACTCGGCTTCGAGTTGGACGACCTCCGGTCGGCCGACCGGTTCGAGGTCGACATGGACGCGGCGGACGCCGAGCGTGCCGCCGAGCGTGCGACGGAGATGGCCGAGCGTCTGCTCGCGAACCCCACCATCCACGACTACGACGTGGAGGTCAGCGAAACGGACGGATGA
- a CDS encoding archaeosine biosynthesis radical SAM protein RaSEA encodes MSEPSPEVYEQGKGMDAHNSAMREIRARKDASYDPREPTRVWLDEDNTPDGFVDSLTIILNTGGCRWARAGGCTMCGYVAESVEGGSVTHEELMAQLDTCLAHEEENADDSADLVKIYTSGSFLDEREVPAETRRAVAETFADRDRIVVESLPDFVDREKVAEFTEQGLATDVAVGLETATDRVRRDCVNKYFEFADFEAAAAEAAAAGGGVKAYLLLKPPFLSEGEAVADMKRSVRRCADVDGCHTVSMNPCNVQRHTMVEDLFHDGGYRPPWLWSVAEVLEATADADAIVVSDPVGHGSDRGPHNCGECDERVQNAIKDFDRRQDPSVFSQVSCECERTYEAVLARERGYNLPLAR; translated from the coding sequence ATGAGCGAGCCGAGTCCCGAGGTGTACGAGCAGGGGAAGGGGATGGACGCCCACAACAGCGCGATGCGGGAGATTCGCGCCCGCAAGGACGCCAGTTACGACCCCCGCGAACCGACCCGGGTGTGGTTGGACGAGGACAACACGCCCGACGGGTTCGTCGACTCCCTGACAATCATCCTCAACACCGGCGGCTGTCGGTGGGCACGGGCCGGTGGCTGTACGATGTGTGGCTACGTCGCCGAATCCGTCGAGGGCGGGTCGGTCACACACGAGGAACTGATGGCCCAACTCGATACGTGCCTCGCCCACGAGGAGGAGAACGCCGACGACTCGGCGGACCTCGTGAAAATCTACACCTCCGGCTCGTTCCTCGACGAGCGAGAGGTCCCGGCGGAGACGCGCCGCGCCGTCGCCGAGACGTTCGCGGACCGTGACCGCATCGTCGTGGAGTCGTTGCCCGACTTCGTCGACCGCGAGAAGGTCGCCGAGTTCACCGAGCAGGGACTGGCGACGGACGTGGCCGTCGGCCTCGAAACCGCGACGGACCGCGTGCGCCGTGACTGCGTGAACAAGTACTTCGAGTTCGCGGACTTCGAGGCCGCCGCCGCCGAGGCCGCCGCGGCGGGCGGCGGCGTCAAGGCGTACCTCCTGCTGAAGCCCCCGTTCCTCTCGGAAGGCGAGGCCGTCGCGGACATGAAACGGTCCGTCCGCCGCTGTGCCGACGTGGACGGGTGTCACACCGTCTCGATGAACCCCTGTAACGTCCAGCGGCACACGATGGTCGAGGACCTGTTCCACGACGGCGGCTACCGCCCGCCGTGGCTCTGGTCGGTCGCCGAAGTGTTGGAAGCGACCGCCGACGCGGACGCCATCGTCGTCTCGGACCCGGTGGGCCACGGGAGCGACCGCGGCCCGCACAACTGCGGCGAGTGTGACGAGCGCGTCCAGAACGCCATCAAGGACTTCGACCGCCGACAGGACCCGTCGGTGTTCTCACAGGTGTCCTGTGAGTGCGAACGGACGTACGAGGCAGTCCTCGCCCGCGAGCGCGGGTACAACCTCCCGCTGGCCCGGTAG
- the purQ gene encoding phosphoribosylformylglycinamidine synthase I gives MTVSVIRFGGSNCDRDAVRALAELGVDAELVWHEDGLPADTTGVVIPGGFSYGDYLRAGAMAARSPIMDEVRAAAEDGTPVLGVCNGAQIGSESSLTPGAFTTNRSARFQCEHVSVRVENADTPWTAAYEEGEVIELPIAHGEGRFEVSDERLDELEREDRVLFRYCDADGAVTDDANPNGSKHNVAGVLGDHDTVAVLMPHPERATLPDIGPTDGQGILEGFGQ, from the coding sequence ATGACGGTCTCAGTGATACGGTTCGGCGGGTCGAACTGTGACCGGGACGCCGTCCGCGCGCTGGCGGAACTCGGCGTGGACGCCGAACTCGTCTGGCACGAGGACGGCCTCCCCGCGGACACCACCGGCGTCGTCATCCCCGGCGGGTTCTCCTACGGCGACTACCTCCGCGCAGGTGCGATGGCCGCGCGGTCGCCCATCATGGACGAGGTGCGGGCGGCCGCCGAGGACGGGACGCCGGTACTCGGCGTCTGTAACGGGGCCCAAATCGGCTCGGAGTCGAGTCTGACGCCGGGCGCGTTCACCACCAACCGGAGCGCGCGCTTCCAGTGTGAACACGTCTCCGTGCGCGTCGAGAACGCCGATACGCCGTGGACCGCGGCCTACGAGGAGGGCGAAGTCATCGAACTCCCCATCGCCCACGGCGAGGGGCGGTTCGAGGTGAGCGACGAGCGACTGGACGAACTGGAACGCGAGGACCGGGTTCTGTTCCGGTACTGCGACGCCGACGGCGCGGTGACCGACGACGCCAACCCCAACGGCTCGAAACACAACGTCGCGGGCGTGCTGGGCGACCACGACACCGTCGCGGTGCTGATGCCCCACCCCGAGCGGGCCACGCTCCCCGACATCGGTCCGACCGACGGGCAGGGCATCCTCGAAGGGTTCGGGCAGTAG
- a CDS encoding NAD-dependent succinate-semialdehyde dehydrogenase → MQSIDPATTECIGTFESHDEQAVETRLARASERFETWRDRPITERQAMLAGVADVLEANEAEYARTMTAEMGKPITQARSEVRKCARVCEYYAENAAVFLQDERVGVEPDADTYVTYEPLGPVLAVMPWNYPFWQVFRFAAPALAAGNVCLLKHAPNVQGCAEAIADAFERAGFPASALQVLRVADEAVADIIADDRVRAVTLTGSVGAGRAVAREAGAQLKKTVLELGGSDPFIVLDDADIESAAAVGCQSRTYNTGQSCIAAKRFIVHEAVYDAFLDRLAAEMDALVVGDPTDDATDVGPMARADLLTDLHEQVEQSVAAGATVERGGEPLDREGHFYPPTILTDVPADAPAACEELFGPVAAVLAVESAEDALELANDTEYGLGATVWTDDRERGEELARRIDAGGVFVNEFVTSHLELPFGGIKNSGYGRELAGEGIREFVNRKSVWVSDPS, encoded by the coding sequence ATGCAGAGTATCGACCCGGCGACGACGGAGTGCATCGGGACGTTCGAGAGCCACGACGAGCAGGCAGTCGAGACGCGACTTGCGCGGGCCAGCGAGCGGTTCGAGACGTGGCGGGACCGCCCCATCACGGAGCGACAGGCGATGCTCGCTGGCGTCGCCGACGTACTCGAAGCCAACGAGGCGGAGTACGCCCGGACGATGACGGCGGAGATGGGCAAGCCCATCACGCAGGCCCGGAGCGAGGTCAGGAAGTGTGCCCGCGTCTGTGAGTACTACGCCGAGAACGCGGCCGTCTTCCTGCAGGACGAACGGGTCGGTGTCGAACCCGATGCCGACACGTACGTCACCTACGAACCGCTGGGGCCGGTACTGGCCGTGATGCCGTGGAACTATCCATTCTGGCAGGTGTTCAGGTTCGCGGCACCGGCACTCGCGGCCGGAAACGTCTGTCTGCTCAAACACGCCCCCAACGTGCAGGGGTGTGCCGAGGCCATCGCGGACGCGTTCGAGCGAGCGGGGTTCCCGGCGTCCGCGCTTCAGGTACTTCGCGTGGCCGACGAGGCGGTAGCCGACATCATCGCAGACGACCGGGTTCGTGCGGTGACGTTGACCGGGAGCGTCGGTGCGGGGCGGGCCGTCGCGCGGGAGGCCGGCGCGCAGTTGAAGAAGACGGTGCTGGAACTCGGCGGGTCGGACCCGTTCATCGTACTGGACGACGCCGACATCGAAAGCGCGGCGGCAGTGGGGTGTCAGTCTCGCACCTACAACACCGGCCAGTCCTGCATCGCGGCCAAGCGGTTCATCGTCCACGAGGCCGTCTACGACGCGTTCCTCGACCGACTCGCGGCCGAGATGGACGCGCTCGTCGTCGGCGACCCGACGGACGACGCGACAGACGTGGGGCCGATGGCGCGAGCGGACCTGCTCACCGACCTGCACGAACAGGTCGAGCAGAGCGTGGCCGCCGGCGCGACGGTCGAGCGCGGCGGGGAACCACTCGACCGCGAGGGGCATTTCTACCCCCCGACAATTCTGACCGACGTGCCCGCCGACGCCCCCGCGGCGTGTGAGGAACTGTTCGGACCCGTCGCCGCCGTCCTCGCGGTCGAATCCGCCGAGGACGCACTCGAACTCGCCAACGACACGGAGTACGGCCTCGGCGCGACCGTCTGGACCGACGACCGAGAGCGCGGCGAGGAACTGGCCCGGCGGATAGACGCCGGCGGCGTCTTCGTCAACGAGTTCGTCACGTCCCACCTCGAACTCCCCTTCGGTGGCATCAAGAACTCCGGGTACGGGCGGGAACTCGCCGGCGAGGGGATTCGCGAGTTCGTCAACAGGAAGTCCGTCTGGGTGAGCGACCCGTCTTGA
- a CDS encoding ribonucleoside-diphosphate reductase: MTQIRDTSRDMRIDPDSFAGGYFRNAVYRHWDPYEDIPQELLEQDRERLLDTEGNEERFEAFRTALALFGAGEEAVTEDLMPLGLVLEDIDDQMFLSSQIYEEAKHTQFFDRYWREVVNPVAEAEDVDVTEPTDQRYFPEGYVELFDRTEAAMERLLDDDTPENRAKAYCHYHLVVESVLAQTGYYGFNARFNEDGPDVYDDADIDQPELDGLVKGVNLIRSDEGRHVGFGMQKVRHLIHEEDVDPEIVQGTLQDLLPLVSEAVQATATEEIDPTPLVEYATEKLTRRIEILTDEEADIPPVEDLVQLDDTGATGAAD; this comes from the coding sequence ATGACGCAGATACGGGACACGAGCCGAGATATGCGTATCGACCCGGACAGTTTCGCGGGCGGATACTTCCGCAACGCCGTCTATCGCCACTGGGATCCCTACGAGGACATCCCGCAGGAACTCCTCGAACAGGACCGGGAGCGACTGCTCGATACAGAGGGTAACGAGGAGCGGTTCGAGGCGTTCCGCACGGCACTCGCGCTGTTCGGCGCGGGCGAGGAGGCGGTGACGGAGGACCTGATGCCGCTGGGTCTGGTTCTGGAGGACATCGACGACCAGATGTTCCTCTCCAGCCAGATTTACGAGGAGGCCAAACACACGCAGTTCTTCGACCGCTACTGGCGTGAAGTGGTCAACCCAGTCGCGGAGGCCGAAGATGTCGACGTGACCGAACCGACCGACCAGCGGTACTTCCCCGAGGGATACGTCGAGTTGTTCGACCGGACGGAGGCGGCGATGGAACGACTGCTCGACGACGACACGCCGGAAAACCGGGCGAAGGCCTACTGTCACTACCACCTCGTCGTCGAGAGCGTGCTGGCACAGACCGGCTACTACGGCTTCAACGCCCGGTTCAACGAGGACGGCCCGGACGTGTACGACGACGCCGACATCGACCAGCCGGAACTCGACGGACTGGTCAAAGGCGTCAATCTCATCAGGAGCGACGAGGGCCGTCACGTCGGCTTCGGGATGCAGAAGGTGCGACACCTCATCCACGAGGAGGACGTCGACCCGGAAATCGTCCAAGGGACGCTTCAGGACCTCCTCCCGCTGGTGTCGGAGGCGGTGCAGGCGACGGCCACGGAGGAAATCGACCCGACGCCGCTCGTCGAGTACGCCACCGAGAAACTCACCCGACGCATCGAGATTCTCACCGACGAAGAGGCGGACATCCCGCCCGTCGAGGACCTCGTGCAACTCGACGACACGGGCGCGACCGGCGCGGCAGACTAA
- a CDS encoding D-2-hydroxyacid dehydrogenase has protein sequence MAESPDVVVLREGTEGLSTRAYADELAAALPEYTVAHAPTPAAERDLIRGAPVVTGNDIDRDLLAHAEALDLFACTFAGTDHLPVDALADRGVTVTNASGIHAPGIAEQVLGYVLTFARRLHVSWERGRRGVWQHVQSTELKGSTVTVVGLGAVGTAVVDRLAGFDVHTVGVRHSPAKGGPTDEVVGYDGIHEAFARADYVVLACPLTDLTRGLLDADTLATVPPSAVVVNVARGRVVDTDALVAALRTGGIRGAALDVTDPEPLPADHPLWGLDNALVTPHTGGHTPEHWPRLAAVLGDNVRALLDGDEDAQLRNVVHPH, from the coding sequence ATGGCCGAATCGCCCGACGTTGTCGTGTTACGCGAGGGGACCGAGGGACTCTCGACGCGTGCCTACGCCGACGAACTCGCCGCCGCTCTCCCGGAGTACACCGTCGCCCACGCACCGACGCCCGCCGCCGAACGCGACTTGATTCGGGGGGCACCCGTCGTCACCGGCAACGACATCGACCGCGACCTGTTGGCCCACGCCGAGGCCCTCGACCTGTTCGCCTGCACGTTCGCGGGCACCGACCACCTGCCCGTGGACGCGCTCGCCGACCGCGGCGTCACTGTCACGAACGCGAGCGGGATTCACGCACCGGGCATCGCCGAACAGGTTCTCGGTTACGTCCTCACGTTCGCCCGGCGACTCCACGTCAGTTGGGAGCGTGGCCGGCGCGGCGTCTGGCAACACGTCCAGTCGACGGAACTCAAGGGGTCGACGGTGACCGTCGTCGGCCTCGGTGCCGTCGGGACGGCCGTCGTCGACCGACTCGCCGGGTTCGACGTCCACACCGTCGGCGTCCGGCACTCCCCGGCGAAGGGCGGCCCGACCGACGAGGTGGTCGGCTACGACGGCATCCACGAGGCGTTCGCGCGGGCGGACTACGTGGTGCTCGCGTGTCCGCTGACGGACCTGACTCGCGGACTGTTGGACGCCGACACGCTCGCGACGGTGCCGCCGTCGGCCGTCGTCGTCAACGTCGCCCGCGGTCGCGTCGTCGACACCGACGCGCTGGTCGCGGCCCTCCGGACCGGCGGCATCCGCGGTGCCGCACTCGACGTGACCGACCCCGAACCACTCCCGGCCGACCACCCGCTCTGGGGACTCGACAACGCCCTCGTGACACCGCACACCGGCGGCCACACGCCGGAACACTGGCCACGGCTGGCGGCGGTTCTCGGCGACAACGTCCGCGCGCTCCTCGACGGCGACGAGGACGCCCAGTTGCGGAACGTCGTCCACCCGCACTGA
- a CDS encoding aldehyde ferredoxin oxidoreductase family protein, whose protein sequence is MLHTVGDLLSIDLTAQRTDAESVDGVLESFIGGRGVATKLAHERIPFDADPLGPDNRLYFTTGPMQASNMSFTGRTNCTGVSPLTDGLLSSNAGGFLSRNLAATGYGAVEFHGASDELLAVHVSDEGVEFEPVPELAGAEVPDTVAALTDRPDIDVDNTAVIGPAGENEVRFACVMTSETRAFGRGGLGAVMGAKNVKAITFSGESAPDIEIPAMQMDIHREAATDDHIMKRQGTTSVTEYANEIEALPAYYFEDTSFEDAGAIGGDAVEAKKYEKGTCSACAFACKLPTKDEESGVETEGPEFETVMAFGSNAGVDDIVDVMKSNEQCDRYGLDAISTGDVVSAYLAANDEFGNVDLIETLVEKIAHREDEGDLLAEGIDRFHDELGVENWTVKGLEFPAHDGRTLNGQGLSYATANRGADHMFSVFYSYEYPLVPEADAVGRDGLDGKPELLVQQENQRALEDCGIICRFSRDFLTHDRLERLFGRDIGSLLAIGAEVVTLERHFNNQRGFDRDDDQLPYDIPGFEDALDEYYEIRGWHRDGTVPEEPVVVGD, encoded by the coding sequence ATGCTCCACACTGTCGGCGACCTCCTGTCGATAGACCTGACCGCCCAGCGAACAGACGCCGAATCAGTCGACGGCGTTCTCGAATCGTTCATCGGTGGGCGTGGCGTGGCGACCAAACTCGCACACGAGCGGATACCGTTCGACGCGGACCCGCTCGGCCCCGACAACCGCCTCTACTTCACTACCGGGCCGATGCAGGCCTCGAACATGAGCTTCACCGGCCGCACGAACTGTACCGGCGTCTCGCCGCTGACCGACGGCCTGCTGTCCTCGAACGCCGGTGGCTTCCTCTCACGCAACCTCGCGGCGACGGGCTACGGAGCCGTCGAGTTCCACGGTGCGAGCGACGAACTCCTCGCCGTCCACGTCTCCGACGAGGGGGTCGAGTTCGAACCAGTCCCGGAACTGGCCGGTGCCGAGGTACCGGACACCGTCGCCGCCCTCACGGACCGCCCCGACATCGACGTGGACAACACGGCGGTCATCGGTCCGGCCGGCGAGAACGAGGTGCGGTTCGCCTGCGTCATGACTTCCGAGACGCGGGCGTTCGGCCGCGGCGGCCTCGGCGCGGTCATGGGTGCCAAAAACGTCAAAGCCATCACGTTCAGCGGTGAGTCCGCGCCGGACATCGAGATTCCGGCGATGCAGATGGACATCCACCGCGAGGCGGCGACGGACGACCACATCATGAAACGTCAGGGGACGACCAGCGTCACCGAGTACGCGAACGAAATCGAGGCACTCCCGGCCTACTACTTCGAGGACACGTCCTTCGAGGACGCTGGGGCTATCGGCGGCGACGCCGTCGAGGCGAAGAAGTACGAGAAGGGTACCTGCTCGGCGTGTGCCTTCGCCTGCAAACTCCCGACGAAAGACGAGGAGAGCGGCGTCGAGACGGAGGGGCCGGAGTTCGAGACGGTGATGGCGTTCGGGTCGAACGCGGGCGTCGACGACATCGTGGACGTGATGAAGTCCAACGAGCAGTGTGACCGCTACGGCCTCGACGCCATCAGCACCGGCGACGTGGTGTCTGCGTATCTCGCCGCCAACGACGAGTTCGGGAACGTCGACCTCATCGAGACCCTCGTCGAGAAAATCGCCCACCGCGAGGACGAGGGTGACCTGCTCGCCGAGGGCATCGACCGCTTCCACGACGAACTGGGCGTCGAGAACTGGACGGTCAAAGGGCTGGAGTTCCCCGCCCACGACGGCCGGACGCTCAACGGACAGGGGCTGAGCTACGCCACGGCGAACCGCGGTGCAGACCACATGTTCTCGGTGTTCTACTCCTACGAGTACCCACTCGTGCCCGAGGCAGACGCCGTCGGCCGCGACGGCCTCGACGGGAAGCCCGAACTGCTCGTCCAGCAGGAGAATCAGCGCGCGCTGGAGGACTGCGGTATCATCTGTCGGTTCTCCCGTGATTTCCTGACCCACGACCGACTGGAACGCCTGTTCGGCCGCGACATCGGCTCCCTGCTCGCCATCGGTGCCGAAGTCGTCACCCTCGAACGCCACTTCAACAACCAGCGCGGGTTCGACCGCGACGACGACCAACTCCCCTACGACATCCCCGGCTTCGAGGACGCACTCGACGAGTACTACGAGATTCGCGGCTGGCACCGGGACGGCACGGTCCCCGAGGAACCTGTCGTCGTGGGGGACTGA
- a CDS encoding APC family permease has translation MVSEQTDGEFSRVLSKRDMFVLAFGAMVGWGWIIQSGYWIDEGGVTGSVLAFVLGAFMVAVVGLIYGELASAMPFVGGEHVYSMRALGPIGSFVCTWSLILGYVGVVVFEVVAFPSALAYVVPGFNAFPLWTVAGQTVYGTWVLVGSVGALVMTYLNYRGVQPAAQFQTILTLVIGLAGVTLAIGAVANGQSPSTPPFADAGMAGVLTVAIMTPFMFVGFDVIPQAAGEADVSERTLGLLIVIAVSVAALFYILVIWASGQALPGSALVESSLPAASAMEALFSSALVGRIMALAGIAGILTSWNSFLLGGSRAIYALAESSMLPETLATINPETNTPSRALALVGGLSVFAPLFGEQMLIWIVNAGGLGIIVAWLMVVVSFLVLRVREPEMDRPLKLPAGRAVGVLGLVLTLGFTGMYLPGAPSALQWPFEWGIVLLWVLLGAGLVAQSRLSGGSSRIEAHGFDGD, from the coding sequence ATGGTTAGTGAACAAACGGACGGTGAGTTCTCGCGCGTTCTTTCGAAGCGCGATATGTTCGTACTGGCCTTCGGTGCCATGGTCGGCTGGGGATGGATAATCCAGTCGGGATACTGGATAGACGAGGGCGGTGTCACCGGCTCGGTGCTAGCGTTCGTCCTCGGGGCGTTCATGGTCGCCGTCGTGGGGCTGATATACGGTGAACTCGCGTCGGCGATGCCGTTCGTCGGCGGAGAACACGTCTACAGCATGCGCGCACTCGGCCCCATTGGTTCGTTCGTCTGTACGTGGTCGCTAATTCTGGGGTACGTCGGCGTCGTCGTCTTCGAGGTCGTCGCGTTCCCGTCGGCACTGGCGTACGTCGTGCCGGGGTTCAACGCGTTCCCCCTCTGGACAGTCGCCGGCCAAACCGTCTACGGGACGTGGGTACTCGTCGGCAGTGTCGGGGCACTCGTCATGACGTACCTGAACTACCGGGGCGTCCAACCGGCGGCGCAGTTCCAGACGATTCTGACGCTCGTCATCGGTCTCGCCGGCGTCACGCTGGCCATCGGCGCGGTGGCAAACGGCCAATCGCCGTCGACGCCGCCGTTCGCCGACGCCGGGATGGCCGGCGTACTCACCGTCGCCATCATGACGCCGTTCATGTTCGTCGGGTTCGACGTCATCCCGCAGGCCGCCGGGGAAGCGGACGTTTCCGAGCGGACGCTGGGGTTGCTCATCGTCATCGCCGTCTCCGTCGCCGCGCTCTTCTACATCCTCGTCATCTGGGCCTCCGGGCAGGCACTCCCGGGGTCGGCACTGGTCGAGAGTTCCCTCCCTGCCGCGTCGGCCATGGAGGCACTGTTCAGTAGCGCGCTCGTCGGGCGGATAATGGCGCTGGCCGGCATCGCCGGCATCCTCACTAGCTGGAACTCCTTCTTGCTCGGCGGGAGCCGCGCCATCTACGCCCTCGCCGAGTCCAGCATGCTGCCCGAGACGCTGGCGACCATCAACCCGGAGACGAACACCCCCTCCCGGGCACTCGCGCTCGTCGGCGGGCTGTCCGTGTTCGCGCCACTGTTCGGCGAACAGATGCTCATCTGGATAGTCAACGCCGGCGGCCTCGGCATCATCGTCGCGTGGCTGATGGTCGTCGTCTCCTTCCTCGTGTTGCGCGTCCGCGAACCCGAGATGGACCGTCCCCTGAAACTGCCTGCCGGGAGGGCTGTGGGCGTCCTCGGTCTCGTCCTGACGCTCGGGTTCACCGGGATGTACCTCCCGGGCGCGCCCTCCGCGTTGCAGTGGCCCTTCGAGTGGGGCATCGTTCTCCTGTGGGTCCTGCTCGGTGCCGGACTGGTCGCCCAGTCGCGCCTCTCGGGGGGCAGTTCACGCATCGAAGCCCACGGCTTCGACGGGGACTGA
- the gdhB gene encoding glutamate dehydrogenase GdhB produces MAKSTHTDVTEDTEPETALETARHQLERAADHVDVDQGVIERLKHPTKVLSGSIPLERDDGTVEVFTGYRAQHDDVRGPYKGGLRYHPDVTEDECVGLAMWMTWKCAVMDLPFGGAKGGVVADPKALSEDERERLTRRFAEEMRDFVGPTKDIPAPDMGTDAQTMAWFMDAYSMQEGETVPGVVTGKPPLIGGSYGRAEAPGRSVAIVAREAADYYGMALDDVTVAVQGFGSVGANAARLLDEWGATVVAVSDVNGAVYDPDGLPTRDISAHEEEPEAVTDVAAASRISNAELLELDVDILIPAAVGNVLTEANADAVRADIVVEGANGPTTTAADRIFAERGVAVIPDILANAGGVTVSYFEWLQDINRRQWTVERVREELESEMLSAWADIREEFEQRDVTWRDAAYIVGLSRVAEAKSTRGLWP; encoded by the coding sequence ATGGCAAAATCAACGCACACAGATGTCACGGAGGACACGGAGCCGGAAACAGCACTGGAGACGGCGCGCCACCAACTCGAACGGGCGGCCGACCACGTCGACGTCGACCAAGGCGTCATCGAGCGGCTGAAACACCCGACGAAGGTCCTCAGCGGTTCGATTCCGCTGGAGCGGGACGACGGCACCGTCGAGGTGTTCACCGGCTACCGGGCACAGCACGACGACGTACGCGGCCCGTACAAGGGTGGCCTGCGCTACCACCCGGACGTGACCGAAGACGAGTGCGTGGGTCTGGCGATGTGGATGACCTGGAAGTGTGCCGTGATGGACCTGCCGTTCGGCGGGGCCAAGGGCGGCGTCGTCGCGGACCCCAAGGCGTTGAGCGAGGACGAACGAGAGCGACTCACCCGCCGGTTCGCCGAGGAGATGCGTGATTTCGTCGGCCCGACCAAGGACATCCCCGCGCCGGACATGGGGACCGACGCCCAGACCATGGCGTGGTTCATGGACGCCTACAGTATGCAGGAAGGCGAGACGGTGCCGGGGGTCGTCACCGGCAAGCCTCCGCTCATCGGCGGGAGTTACGGCCGCGCGGAGGCACCTGGGCGGAGCGTCGCCATCGTGGCCCGAGAGGCCGCCGACTACTACGGGATGGCTCTCGACGACGTGACCGTCGCCGTCCAAGGGTTCGGGAGCGTCGGTGCGAACGCGGCGCGACTGCTCGACGAGTGGGGAGCCACCGTCGTCGCCGTCAGCGACGTCAACGGTGCCGTCTACGACCCGGACGGCCTACCGACCCGGGACATCAGTGCCCACGAGGAGGAACCAGAGGCCGTGACCGACGTGGCGGCGGCGTCACGAATCAGCAACGCCGAGTTGCTGGAACTCGACGTGGACATCCTCATCCCGGCGGCAGTCGGGAACGTGCTGACCGAGGCCAACGCCGACGCCGTCCGGGCGGACATCGTCGTCGAAGGTGCCAACGGGCCGACGACGACGGCGGCCGACCGGATTTTCGCCGAGCGTGGCGTGGCTGTCATCCCGGACATCCTCGCGAACGCCGGCGGCGTGACGGTGAGTTACTTCGAGTGGCTGCAGGACATCAACCGCCGACAGTGGACGGTCGAACGCGTGCGCGAGGAACTCGAATCAGAGATGCTCTCTGCGTGGGCCGACATCCGCGAGGAGTTCGAACAGCGAGACGTGACGTGGCGGGACGCGGCCTACATCGTCGGCCTGTCACGGGTCGCCGAGGCCAAGAGTACGCGCGGACTCTGGCCCTGA